The nucleotide sequence CACTAGGGCAGGAAAGAAAACAATCTGCTCGATCACAGAATCTTTCACTGTTAAAAAGCTTGTAGTACTACAACACAAGTACGGTACAGTAGGCGAAGTATTTCATACTCAAAATATTCTCAAGTTATATCTTTTAATGCTTTTTGATATGTTTTTTGTTTGATATTTTGTGATTTTTGAAATATAATGCACTAAATGGTTTATTACGATTGCAATAAGGAAGATAATGATGAAAATAAAAAGCATATCCCTTGGAGGATTTAAAAATCTAAAACTGACACGCATTGAGTTTAATCGTATTACAGCGCTTGTTTCTCCGAATAATTATGGCAAGTCCAATGTTCTCCAAGGAATTGACTTTGCTTTATCATTCTTGAGTGCTGGAGAAAAAAGCCGCAAGAAAATGACATCCTGGACAAAAGGAATACCTTTGAATCCGTATTCTGCAGCCGACCCTTTTCTCTTTGAGGTTGAGTTCCATGAACCTTCTTTGGGCGAGTATCAATATGTACGGTATGGATTTTCTTTCACCTGGTTCCGTGATGATGCTTCTGGGCAACGGATTGTCGATGAATGGTTGGAAATGAGAGAAACCGAGAGCGTAAAATATACAAAATACCTGAAGAGAAATGAAGGACGTTATCGAAAAGCGAAATCCACAAATGCTTTTAGAAATATCATTTTAGGCCCATATCAGCTTGCTGTTGATACCTTGTCCTCTATTGATGACATTGCCTATGCCTCAGCGCTCAGCTTGATAAAACATCTCTCCTTTATTACTTGCGTATCTCTGGATATGGATAGTCAATATCAGGACCTCCCGTTTGAAATGAGTGATTCAGATGACTCACTCTCCGATACAAATGATATCCCCAAATTACTCAATGCTCTCAAGGACAAATTTCCTGATAGATTTGCATTATTCAAAGAAGCCATTACAACCCTATTCCCTGAAATAAGCGACATCGAGGTGGTGAAGGCAAAATTTGATCCACCTGATGAGTTGTTTAAGATGTATGCAATGGAAAATGAGGAAGTGAAGTATACTACCAATGCAGCCACCCCTCCATTCAAATGGAAGAATGAGATTCAGAAAATCTTTGTAACGTACAAGCATATGAATCAACCACTTGATATTACTATGTTGTCAGCAGGGACAAAGCGGCTATTCTGGATTATGGCCATCCTATTCTCCAGCAATTCAACTACACACGTTATAGGTATTGAAGAACTGGAGACCAGTATCCATCCAAGACTCATAAAGCAAACCCTGGAACTACTAAACGAGCATCTAGGAGATATTTCTTTGATTATCACAAGCCACTCTCCCTATCTTGTCCAATACGTAAAATTGGAGAATATCTATATTGGCATTCCTGACAAGACAGGGCTTGCTTCCTTCCAGAAAATTGCCAAGACCAAGGTTAAATCTTTAGTCAATACATCCCAAGATCTTGGACTCTCAATAGGTGAGTATCTGTTTGACTTGATGTCTGGCGATTCCAAGTCCAATTACATCCTCAAAAAATATATCAAGGGTTAAGGAACATGAAAGATCCTTATACAAGTGGTGTTGCGTTCATCTTCGAAGTAGATACTGAACAAACATTTTATGAGATTCTTATCAGCCAATTTAGCGGAAAACTCCCAGAATATTCATTCTCAGTCAGCTTTGATGATGAAGTCAACGAATTCATTTCAGAGTCAATTTCTGATTCACATTCTGTAATCATTCGTATGAATTCTGTCAAAACAATTACTCAGGTAGCACACTCAGCCGATTGGTTCAATAATTCTTGTAAGAAAAAGCATTCTGGTATCAAATGGACTGTCTTTTTGTGTTATGACACAGACTCTCCGCATGAAGATATTACAAAATTCCATGAAGGAGACTGGCTCATGTTACGAAGAATTAAAGGGAAAGAACGTGGAGGTTATTGATTTGGCCTCGCGTGCTATGATTGAAGATATCTTTCTCTATGACATGGAAGGTATCTGCAACTATCTAGAAGTTCCAAACCAAGTAATACCTCGTGAAGGGAATGGAAAAACAACCTTAAAACAATTTTATCGCAAACATGGGAAAGTGTATCATGAGGGAGAACGAGCTACCGATATGATCTGGGGTTTGAACATGGATACTATAGTCGCAAAAGCTGAGATTCAATTAGGCATAATTGATGAGCGTTTTTTCCCTACTAAATAAGATAACACACATAAGGGGATTTCATGATAATCACCTCTGCTGTTTACGCTATTTGATGCTACCCTTATAAAATGCAATCAGAGGTTCGATTTTACCCTAATTTTTATCATGATGGTTATATTGCTACCCAATCACCACCTTGTTGACCTCTCCCCTATGCTCAGAGGCGAAGGTAAATGCCTCCACAACCTGGTCGAAGGAAAACCGGTGGGAGATGACACCTTCTACCGAGAAAGCCTTGGAAGCCAAGAGAGACAGTACTGGGCCAAAAGTATTACAGTATCGGTTCACTCCCCTGACATCCAGCTCTTTCTCGATGACTGTCTCCATGGAGAACGGGAATGAGGAGACCTCTGGCCATAATATATTGTTTCCATTTATGAAAAATGGAAAAGTTACTTCTTTTTTTGAATCGCCTGAATTCAGAATGAAAGACCAAAACACATTTGGGGAATGGAGAGGCCTACTAACTCTTAACCACAATCCTAAAATACTTACCAGCTACTGTCTGACACAGATAGCAAAAAGTTGTCATGAAGTGCCAAGAATAGATTCAATAGTGTCAGTTTCTTCTGGCGAAAATGAGAGGTTCTGAAGAGCCATTAGATTTTCATCCACCTGCTCCATCCTACTAGCCCCTAGGATAACACTCACAATGCTTTGCTGATGCAGTACCCAAGCCAGTGCCATTTGGGCAAGTTTTTGACCACGTTTTTCTGCTACTTCTGATAAATCCCTTACAACACCTAGAACTTCAGGTGTAACAGAATCTGGAGTAAGAAACACACTTTTTCCAGCTGCTCGAGAGTCAATGGGAATACCCGATACATACTTACCTGTTAGTAGTCCTTGGGCCAGTGGCGAATAAGCAATTCCCCCAACACCATGCTCTTGTAATATCGGAAATAGCGCTTGATTGTCTCGCTCTAGCATCGAGTACTTGAGCTGGTTCACCAAACAATGCACTCGTTCTCTTTCAAGTAGTGTAATCATACGGACGGTATCTTCAGGACCATAGTTGCTGATACCGATATAGAGAGCTTTTCCAGCCCGCACAATACCTACCAATGCCTGAGCTGTCTCTTCAAGAGGAGTCAAAGGATCAGGGCGATGATGATAAAAAATATCTACATACCCTAATTGAAGTCGCTTCAGGCTTTGGTCCAAGCTCGATACCAGATGCTTCTTGCTTCCCCATTCTCCATAGGGACCTTCCCACATGTGATACCCCGCCTTAGTGGAAATAACCATCTCATCACGATGCATCAATGCTTCTCTATGCAGGATGGTTCCAAACATTTTTTCTGCACTACCAGGAGGAGGCCCATAGTTATTGGCAAGATCAAAATGAGTTATCCCTCGGTCAAAACTTCCTAGTATCATAGCCTTACAATTCTGGTAAGACGCTGACTCTCCAAAATTATGCCAAAGTCCAAGACTAAGACTTGGTAATTTTAGCCCGCTTGCTCCGCAACGACGATATTCCATCTGCGTATAGCGAGCTTCTGAAGAAATCTGGCTCATCCTTCAAGCCCTACCTTACGAATATTGTCTCTGAGTCCTTCAGCAAGTATCCTTGAATCTTGCCCAAAAACTACCCATTGGACCCCTTTACTCCTTACTCGTTTCGCATCCTCTTGGTTTGCGCCAATTGCCGCACCCAGGAGTAAATCAGTTTCTCGAACCTGGCTACAGATATCATCATAAACAGCATCCATGGTATAAGCTCCATGAGAGGCATTTATGCTTCGACTCAAATCTGCTGCACCAATAAAAAGGGAATCAATGCCAGGGACCTTAAGAATACCCGGAAGGTTCTTATAGCCTTGTAGTGACTCAATCTGCAAGATTTTCCAAACTTTCCTATATGCTTCTTTCAGGTACTTAGCTTCCTCATCAAGCCCATACCGGATAGCTCGTACAGGTCCTTGCCCCCGGCAACCCCCTATTCCCATATCTGGATACTCACAGGCTGCAACAGCAGTGCGAGCATCCTCTTCAGTTTCACAAAATGGAAAGATTATTCCATCTGGGCCCATATCCAAAACTGCCTTCACAATTGAAGTTTCAATTACTCGTATCCTCACGAAGGCGCAACATCCAGCCCCTTGAGCTGCCCGAATATGATGAAATATTTCCTGACGATCCAGAGCTCCATGCTCTGCATCTATCCAAACATAGTCATACCCGCAATAACCAGCCATCTCACTGGAAACACTATCAGCCATAGTGATAAATACACCTTTGACCAACTTCCCTTCTGCAATTTTCTCTCTCAATTTATCACTATTCATATGTACCTCACTCATTAGCCTTTTACCGCCCCCAACGTCACACTAGACAAAAACTTATCTTGGAATAACAGGAACACTACAATCAATGGAATGGTAACCAATGTGCACCCTGCCAATACCAACTCCCATGGAACACTTCTCGCTGAATCGATTTCATTCAATGTTGGAAGAATAACCATTATTGGCATGAGTCTCTCTTTCGTTAACATGATTTTTGGAAACAACAACTCATTCCATTTGCTGAGAAATTGCAGTATTGCCAAAGCTCCAATTGCTGGGACGGATACCGGTAGTATCACTGAACGAAAGATAAAGAAATCACTTGCCCCATCAATCCTTGCAGCCTCTATCAAAGAATTTGGGATGGTTATCATGTATTGTCTCATCAGGAATAGAGCAAACACATTAGCTATACCTGGAAAAATCTGTACTTTATAGGTGTTGAGCCAATTGATCTTTGAGAAGAATAGATATAATGGGGTGATGTTCAGCTCAACAGGAACCATCATGGTTATGAGAAGTAGCAAGAAAAGCACATCGCAACCCAAAAACTTGAATTTTGCAAATGAGAAACCAGCTAAGCTTGCTATCCCTACCACTAATACCGTATAGGACGTAGCTACAAAAATACTATTTCCGTATGTTCTTAGAATTAAACCTGAATTGAAAGCAAATAGCCGGGAAAAATTCTCCAGCGTTGGGAATACTGGAATACCTGATACATTTAAAGCAAGTTCCTCTGCCGTTTTCAATGATCCAGCAACCATTATATAGACTGGAAATAGGAGAATAAGGCATACAAGAACCAAAATTACATGCAACATGCCATATTGTATTGTTCTCTTTATTGTCATCACTCATCTCCCTGAAATAGACGTAATTGAAACAGAGTGAGGATTAAGATTACAAAAACCAAAATCCAACCTGCTGCACTTGCCATCCCAAACTGACCTCCCCCCATACTGTTAATTATCAGATTTATGTAGGGGGCTACTTGCATGGGTGGATCATAATTTTGTGCAAGCAGCAAATTGGGTTCAGTATAAATTTTCAAAGATCCTATAGCATTTGTGACAAATGCCAACATGAATGTTGGTTTCATCATTGGGATGATTATGGAAAAAATGGTAGCAACTGGACCAGCTCCATCGATTGTAGCAGCTTCGATAATATCATCACTGATGGTAGTCAAGCCTGAGAGAAAGATGATAAAGAACCAGCCGATACCTCTCCAGGTCAGGAGAGCAACTACAACCCAGCGCATTAAATTGTTGTCAGAAAGAAACGGGATGGGATGACCAAACAATTGGCTAAAAACACCTACTCGGTCCCCAAAAATAATCTTAAAACACAAGCTACTAGCAACAATCGCACAGACCTGTGGTAGAAATATCATTGGCTTATATAAGGGCTGGAGCCTCTTTGCTGGCTTCGATCTAACAGCTAATGCTAAAGAAAATGAGATAATCATGATGGGAATGAAACTACCAATAAAATAAAACATGGTATTCCCTAGACACATCCAGAGTGTCCTGTAGGTAAAAAGGTTTTTAAAATTTCCCAACCCTACAAATGAGGCTTTCCCATATCCTTTATACCGGAAAAAGCTAAGGCCTAATGAGTAGATGGCTGGATACATAAAAAAAAGAATGTAAGAGATAAGGAAAGGAAGAATGAAAAGATAGGGAATCACGGGGTGTTGCCCTTTCATCACTTGTCGTGTCCGTACTGCCATGAGGAAACTCTCCAGTTGTTTTTCTACATGATTTTCGCAAGCCGGCACCTACCGGCTCACGAAAATAAGTTGAGATTACTTAAAGGGATTACCTATCTGATTTAGCATATCTTTCTGAGCTGCCCTAAGAGCTTCATCTACAGTCATTTTTCCACCGAGATATTCATCAAGATACTGAAGCGCAATGGTTATCTCTTGTGTTGATGCAGGGGTAAAGGGGTAAACCCTGAGATACTCAAGCGTCTCAAAGTTTACAGGCCCAAGACTTGATGCATAATAATTATGTGGAGCGTTGAAATACGGATCCTCTTTCGCTGACTTTAGAGCTGGGATAATACCAGTCTCATCATAAATTATCTTAGCAGCATCAATATCAAAGCACAGTTTTGCAATATAGGAAGCTGCTACTTCCTTATTTTTTGCCGCTTTTGGGATAACCCAAATTGCACCACCAGCATCGGAACCATAACGTATTTCTTCTGGCCAAGGCGCTATTGCCCACTTACCTTTCTGTTCAGAAAGTCCAAAATTCATGAAATCGGTCTTGAACCAGCCTCCGAGCAATTGGCTAACCAATTCACCGTTGTTGAATGCTGGCTTCCAGTCAGCACTCCACTCTGCAACTGAACTACTAACTGACGAATCGTGGAGCTTCTTAATACGTTCAAAGGTCAACTTGACATCAGGGTCACTAGCTAAGTCATAGACCCCTTCTTCGTTGCAGAATGATCCATCTGTCCCACTGAGCAGCATCATCAAATCATAACTTCTTGCTGGAATGTTATAGTTCTCTAAATGAGCATTGGGATACTTCTCTTGGATCTTTTTCCCTACCGCAATAAATTCATCAAGCGTCTTTACCTGGTATGGATCAATATTCAGTTCTTCGAAGATATCGGCACGATAGAACCACACTTTTGGCTTAATTTCCCGAGGGAATGCATAATAGGTACCCTTGTATTGCATGACCGTCTTAGCTGCCTCAATAATCCCATTCTCATACGGCTCTACATAGGCACTAATATCCTCTAGCACACCTGCTTCTGCAAATTCAGGGAGTTGGGTGTAGTTCAATCTAATCAAATCAGGAATATTTTGCCCTGATGCGAGAGCTAGCCTGAATTTCTGCGCAACATCGGCATCACCACTTCCCCCAAGCTCTACCTCGATGTCTACCTTTCGATCAATATCAGGGTTTGCTGCCAAGAAGTCTGCATTGATATTTTCATAATTTGCAGTAGCCGGAAATACCATCATTGTCAGATTTACAGGCTCACCATCCCAAACATTTTCCAAAGAAATTTGTTCTGATGAAACCTCTGATGATTCTTTGCTTCCTGTTGCAAATACTGCAGGAATACAAAGCATGATAACTAACATTGCAACTACATACTTTTTCATCGGTCCTCCTATTGGATGGTTCTCATCCTACCTTTTGTATTGTAAGTTTAGTATAGAAGCGATTCTTTCTTTGAAATACTGGAAGAAATGTACGATAATCTTGAATATCTTCAGATTACATGCATGACAGGAGGTGAAGCCTGCCTTATTCAGTTGCAATTGTCGACGATGAACGAATGACAAGAGACAGTCTCATGAAACTAATCGATTGGGAACTACTCAACTTACAGGTAGCCTTCACTGCAACCGATGGGGTTGATGCGTTACGGAAACTTGAAACGCTCCCAGTAGATATTCTCATAACTGATGTCCGCATGCCTCACATGAACGGAATTGAACTGGCATTGAATACTCGAACGAAACTACCGTTATGCAAGATATTGTTTCTTAGCGGATATACTGATAAGGAATATTTGAAGTCCGCGATCTCCCTAAAAGTTGAACAATACATCGAAAAGCCAATTGATATTGAAGTGCTTCAACATGAGCTAGAAGGAATTGTGCGACAACTAGCAAATCAAGAAAAAGTGTCTCAACCTTGTGAAAGCTTCTCCTCTCTCGTAAATGCTTCACGTCTTATAAGACAGGAAATCGCACAAGAATTGATCAATCCCTCTCGTGGAGGCTATTCGTTTATCATTTCACGTTATTATCCTCTTTATTTTGACTGGAAGGAACTGGATTCGTACCAAGTTGTCTGCATCCATTCTCATTCAAGGCAGCCTATCATAGAGAAGATTTTTCAATGCATTGAGATTTCTCAACAATCTTCGAAAGAAATCGATTTTCTAGCAACCCAGATTGGAGAATGCGACACAGCATTTATCTTCCGACAACCAGAGTCCATCAGTCTTGATTACTTGACTAGTAGATTCTTCGAAGCAGAAGCTGCTCTCTCCTTTGGTATAAGCAAACCAATAAAGACGATCCAGCAGCTTCCAGAGGCTTGGCTAGAAGCCCAAGAACTATGTGACCGCTGGTTTTATACAGGGAAAGGGTCCTTGCACGATACCAATTCCGCATTCAAGGAGCATGAGCTTCCCTCTGGTTTCTTTTCTTCACTATCGATGACCTACAAGTCTATGGAGAACATGTTCCTAACGCTTGAAGAAAAACCTTGTTCCAAGGTACAGGAACTCAAATACTCGTTATACTCAATGTATCTAAAGATGATGGAAATCACTATCAATGAGCAGTGCATGCCTTTCACTCGTTTCACCGAATTTACTCTCTCTGAAGTAAAGGACCTCATCATGTATGGTATGCATGTCTTCGGCACGTTGGGAAATGATTCCTATGATCCGAAAGTAAAAGAGACTATCCATTACATACTCTGGAATTATGCGGATTTTAATCTTTCAATTAAGACACTTGCAGATCATGTTGAGCTCTCTCAAAACTATCTCTGTGCTCTGTTTAAACAGTATACAGGCACCACTATCAACAATATTATGATAGAAGTACGTCTAGAAAAAACTAAAAAACTCCTTAGAACCACTGATCTAAGAATGTATGAAATTGCATCAAAAGTAGGGATGTCTGATCCAAATTATCTGAGTAGTGTTTTCAAGCAGAGACTTGGAATGACTCCAAGTCAGTACCGTGACCGTCAAGGAAAGGAATTCAATGATTAATGGAAAACGCTATATTAGCTTCTCTAGACGGTTGAGTGCAGCATACTTATGCATGCTTCTAATTCCTCTCCTTATAATTACTGCAATCAATTATAAAAACTTCAAAGAGACAACCACTGAGCAAACACTAGAGATGAACGAGCGGTCTCTTAAACAAACCACTGCGTTCTTGAACTATACGCTGTCCTCTTTAAATGACATCATCGATACCATAAGTTTTGATGAGATCATCCAAACATTACTGAAAACAGGCTCAACCTACGATCGAACTATGGAAGGGAACTGGTTTCTCCAACGCACGGACATCCTGAATATCATCTACAATCCTTATACCACTAGTGAATTGCAGTCTGTGCAAGTATATCCAATTGAAGGTCCCTCTCGTTTTGAGGAATCATCACTATACAAGCAACTTGATCAAGAAAGGAAAAATCAGTGGGACAGCCGAATTGAAAGCCTTGCACTTTTCAAGACAGTGCTAGTTCCATCCTCTCTATTCACAGGTGATTACCCTAAAACTATTTACTTAGTCAAACGTATCCCCGATTTCAACAGCATCAATAAGTATATCGGCATGATAAAAGGAGACATCCCTCAAGAAGTATTTCAATCAATTGTTTCTGATGCCGCTGCCTCCAAAGGAACTACTACCCTGCTCTATAACTCACAGGGGGAGATAATTGCGCATAACGGAAGCCCAGACCTTTGTGATGTATCATTTATCAATACCCTAGTCGATAAAAATGCTATTCCTACAACAGGAAAACTCTCTGAAGTTGATATAAACAACAACTCATACTTTATAGGAAGAACCGAGATAGATCTGACAGACTGGAGCCTTGTGTATCTCATTAATTCTGATGAGGTCCTTTCAGCTTCCGATGCCTATCAGAAACAGATGTTTTGGATGGTACTGGCTCTATTCTTAGCATCTATTCCACTGTCGTTGTATACAACAAAAACAGTGACCAACCGGATTAGAAAGCTCCAAGACCATATAGAAGCATCCCGTGAGAAAGGCTTCGATAT is from uncultured Sphaerochaeta sp. and encodes:
- a CDS encoding ATP-binding protein, whose amino-acid sequence is MKIKSISLGGFKNLKLTRIEFNRITALVSPNNYGKSNVLQGIDFALSFLSAGEKSRKKMTSWTKGIPLNPYSAADPFLFEVEFHEPSLGEYQYVRYGFSFTWFRDDASGQRIVDEWLEMRETESVKYTKYLKRNEGRYRKAKSTNAFRNIILGPYQLAVDTLSSIDDIAYASALSLIKHLSFITCVSLDMDSQYQDLPFEMSDSDDSLSDTNDIPKLLNALKDKFPDRFALFKEAITTLFPEISDIEVVKAKFDPPDELFKMYAMENEEVKYTTNAATPPFKWKNEIQKIFVTYKHMNQPLDITMLSAGTKRLFWIMAILFSSNSTTHVIGIEELETSIHPRLIKQTLELLNEHLGDISLIITSHSPYLVQYVKLENIYIGIPDKTGLASFQKIAKTKVKSLVNTSQDLGLSIGEYLFDLMSGDSKSNYILKKYIKG
- a CDS encoding aldo/keto reductase; this encodes MEYRRCGASGLKLPSLSLGLWHNFGESASYQNCKAMILGSFDRGITHFDLANNYGPPPGSAEKMFGTILHREALMHRDEMVISTKAGYHMWEGPYGEWGSKKHLVSSLDQSLKRLQLGYVDIFYHHRPDPLTPLEETAQALVGIVRAGKALYIGISNYGPEDTVRMITLLERERVHCLVNQLKYSMLERDNQALFPILQEHGVGGIAYSPLAQGLLTGKYVSGIPIDSRAAGKSVFLTPDSVTPEVLGVVRDLSEVAEKRGQKLAQMALAWVLHQQSIVSVILGASRMEQVDENLMALQNLSFSPEETDTIESILGTS
- a CDS encoding aldolase/citrate lyase family protein is translated as MNSDKLREKIAEGKLVKGVFITMADSVSSEMAGYCGYDYVWIDAEHGALDRQEIFHHIRAAQGAGCCAFVRIRVIETSIVKAVLDMGPDGIIFPFCETEEDARTAVAACEYPDMGIGGCRGQGPVRAIRYGLDEEAKYLKEAYRKVWKILQIESLQGYKNLPGILKVPGIDSLFIGAADLSRSINASHGAYTMDAVYDDICSQVRETDLLLGAAIGANQEDAKRVRSKGVQWVVFGQDSRILAEGLRDNIRKVGLEG
- a CDS encoding carbohydrate ABC transporter permease, which produces MTIKRTIQYGMLHVILVLVCLILLFPVYIMVAGSLKTAEELALNVSGIPVFPTLENFSRLFAFNSGLILRTYGNSIFVATSYTVLVVGIASLAGFSFAKFKFLGCDVLFLLLLITMMVPVELNITPLYLFFSKINWLNTYKVQIFPGIANVFALFLMRQYMITIPNSLIEAARIDGASDFFIFRSVILPVSVPAIGALAILQFLSKWNELLFPKIMLTKERLMPIMVILPTLNEIDSARSVPWELVLAGCTLVTIPLIVVFLLFQDKFLSSVTLGAVKG
- a CDS encoding sugar ABC transporter permease — protein: MFYFIGSFIPIMIISFSLALAVRSKPAKRLQPLYKPMIFLPQVCAIVASSLCFKIIFGDRVGVFSQLFGHPIPFLSDNNLMRWVVVALLTWRGIGWFFIIFLSGLTTISDDIIEAATIDGAGPVATIFSIIIPMMKPTFMLAFVTNAIGSLKIYTEPNLLLAQNYDPPMQVAPYINLIINSMGGGQFGMASAAGWILVFVILILTLFQLRLFQGDE
- a CDS encoding extracellular solute-binding protein — encoded protein: MKKYVVAMLVIMLCIPAVFATGSKESSEVSSEQISLENVWDGEPVNLTMMVFPATANYENINADFLAANPDIDRKVDIEVELGGSGDADVAQKFRLALASGQNIPDLIRLNYTQLPEFAEAGVLEDISAYVEPYENGIIEAAKTVMQYKGTYYAFPREIKPKVWFYRADIFEELNIDPYQVKTLDEFIAVGKKIQEKYPNAHLENYNIPARSYDLMMLLSGTDGSFCNEEGVYDLASDPDVKLTFERIKKLHDSSVSSSVAEWSADWKPAFNNGELVSQLLGGWFKTDFMNFGLSEQKGKWAIAPWPEEIRYGSDAGGAIWVIPKAAKNKEVAASYIAKLCFDIDAAKIIYDETGIIPALKSAKEDPYFNAPHNYYASSLGPVNFETLEYLRVYPFTPASTQEITIALQYLDEYLGGKMTVDEALRAAQKDMLNQIGNPFK
- a CDS encoding AraC family transcriptional regulator, which gives rise to MVDDERMTRDSLMKLIDWELLNLQVAFTATDGVDALRKLETLPVDILITDVRMPHMNGIELALNTRTKLPLCKILFLSGYTDKEYLKSAISLKVEQYIEKPIDIEVLQHELEGIVRQLANQEKVSQPCESFSSLVNASRLIRQEIAQELINPSRGGYSFIISRYYPLYFDWKELDSYQVVCIHSHSRQPIIEKIFQCIEISQQSSKEIDFLATQIGECDTAFIFRQPESISLDYLTSRFFEAEAALSFGISKPIKTIQQLPEAWLEAQELCDRWFYTGKGSLHDTNSAFKEHELPSGFFSSLSMTYKSMENMFLTLEEKPCSKVQELKYSLYSMYLKMMEITINEQCMPFTRFTEFTLSEVKDLIMYGMHVFGTLGNDSYDPKVKETIHYILWNYADFNLSIKTLADHVELSQNYLCALFKQYTGTTINNIMIEVRLEKTKKLLRTTDLRMYEIASKVGMSDPNYLSSVFKQRLGMTPSQYRDRQGKEFND